In Blattabacterium cuenoti, the following proteins share a genomic window:
- the htpG gene encoding molecular chaperone HtpG, whose protein sequence is MINKNKKISVTSDNIFPIIKKFLYSDQEVFLRELVSNAIDAVIKLKTLIKLENLYDIVDDFKVRIIIDKINNTLHILDNGIGMTQEEVDKYINQIAFSGAEEFVKKYKNTTDYNIIGHFGLGFYSSFMVSNKVMILTQSYKKNASSILWSCEGDPNFMMKEIEKRDRGTEVILFLNEENKEFLEHDRILKLLKKYCKFMPITISLSSKSDDKETVINNVNPAWKKNPLQLNDKNYLDFYHELYPNQLEEPLFWVHLNIDHPFHLTGILYFPKIEKRIDIQKDKIYLYQNQVYITDNLEGILPDFLSLLKGVIDSPDIPLNVSRSHLQSDTSVKNISKYITRKVADKLDSMFRKDIDNFQKKWKDIKIIVEYGMISSQNFFDKAIKFFLFYTLDQSYFTLEEFREKIKETQKNKEGKIVFLYSSDEDQQYSSIKEAKDRCYQVLILDSPLSVHLIQKLEFSYQDICFVRVDSDHIDKLINYKKEEKLHSELSEKEKKDLKSLIQNHNPIMGNFQFSIKLENLSTKDNPFLIIIPEFLRRIKEMNSAIGKDIAEQDKYYQLIVNTNHVLIKKILKETSEEKRIKIIQETLNLTLLSKNLLHGKNLENFISKKLKDLIQGIKIKE, encoded by the coding sequence ATGATTAATAAAAATAAAAAAATTAGTGTTACTTCAGATAATATTTTTCCTATTATTAAAAAATTTCTTTATTCAGATCAAGAAGTTTTTTTACGTGAACTAGTTTCTAATGCTATAGATGCTGTTATAAAATTAAAAACTTTAATCAAATTAGAAAATTTATATGATATTGTTGATGATTTTAAAGTTAGAATTATCATAGATAAAATAAATAATACACTTCATATTTTAGATAATGGAATAGGGATGACTCAAGAAGAAGTGGATAAATATATTAATCAAATAGCTTTTTCTGGAGCTGAAGAGTTTGTTAAAAAATATAAAAATACAACGGATTATAATATTATTGGACATTTTGGATTAGGTTTTTATTCTTCTTTTATGGTGTCAAATAAAGTCATGATATTGACTCAATCTTATAAAAAAAATGCATCATCCATACTTTGGTCTTGTGAAGGGGATCCAAATTTTATGATGAAAGAAATCGAAAAAAGAGATAGAGGGACCGAAGTTATTTTATTTCTTAATGAAGAAAACAAAGAATTTTTAGAGCATGATCGTATTTTAAAGTTATTGAAAAAATACTGTAAATTTATGCCTATAACAATTTCTTTATCCTCAAAATCAGATGATAAAGAAACTGTTATTAATAATGTCAATCCTGCTTGGAAAAAAAATCCACTTCAGTTAAACGATAAGAATTATTTAGATTTTTATCATGAATTGTACCCCAATCAATTAGAAGAACCTTTATTTTGGGTACATCTAAACATAGATCACCCTTTTCATTTAACAGGAATTTTATATTTTCCTAAAATAGAAAAAAGAATAGATATACAGAAAGATAAAATTTATTTGTATCAAAATCAAGTTTATATTACGGATAACTTGGAAGGGATTCTTCCAGATTTTCTCAGTTTATTAAAAGGAGTTATAGATTCTCCAGATATTCCTCTTAACGTATCACGTTCTCATTTACAATCGGATACATCTGTTAAAAATATATCTAAATATATAACAAGAAAAGTAGCTGATAAGCTGGATTCTATGTTTAGAAAAGATATAGATAATTTTCAAAAAAAGTGGAAAGATATAAAAATTATAGTAGAGTATGGAATGATTAGTTCGCAAAATTTTTTTGATAAAGCTATTAAATTTTTTCTTTTTTATACTCTAGATCAGAGTTATTTTACACTGGAAGAATTTAGGGAAAAAATAAAAGAGACTCAAAAAAATAAAGAAGGAAAAATTGTTTTTCTTTATTCTTCAGATGAAGATCAGCAATATAGTTCTATAAAAGAAGCTAAAGATAGATGTTATCAAGTTTTAATTTTAGACAGTCCTCTTTCCGTTCATTTAATACAGAAATTGGAATTTTCTTATCAAGATATTTGTTTTGTCCGAGTGGACTCAGATCATATTGATAAATTAATTAATTATAAAAAAGAGGAAAAACTTCATTCAGAACTTTCTGAAAAAGAAAAAAAAGACTTAAAAAGTCTTATTCAGAATCATAATCCTATAATGGGAAATTTTCAATTTTCCATAAAATTGGAAAATTTATCCACAAAAGACAATCCTTTTTTAATTATCATTCCAGAATTTTTAAGAAGAATAAAAGAAATGAATTCCGCTATAGGAAAAGACATAGCAGAACAAGATAAATATTATCAATTAATAGTAAATACAAATCATGTTTTGATAAAAAAAATATTAAAAGAAACATCAGAAGAAAAAAGAATAAAAATTATACAAGAAACTTTAAATTTGACTCTTTTATCAAAAAATTTATTACATGGAAAAAACCTTGAAAATTTTATATCAAAAAAATTAAAAGATCTTATTCAAGGAATTAAAATTAAAGAATAA
- the ftsY gene encoding signal recognition particle-docking protein FtsY, with protein sequence MFFKKKEKNKIFDYELKKTRESFFYKIRNIFFKKSKIDINIIDHIEEILLSADIGTKTTIKIINNLEKKIQTEKYRNTQDIYDILKKEIENIFIDIKNVSLEKKIKKTNKKPYVILIVGVNGVGKTTTIGKLAFFLKKKGFYVVIGAADTFRAAAIDQLEIWSNKAGVPLIKQHMHADPASVAYDTLQSAISKKKDVVLIDTAGRLQNRISIMEELSKINRVMKKIISESPHETILILDATTGQNAFEQIRQFTSFVKITSIILTKIEGTAKGGVGIGIMDQFKIPIQYLGIGEKIQDLKVFDGKKFVDCFF encoded by the coding sequence ATGTTTTTTAAAAAAAAAGAAAAAAATAAAATATTCGATTATGAATTAAAAAAAACTAGAGAATCTTTTTTCTATAAAATCAGAAATATTTTTTTTAAAAAATCGAAAATAGACATAAACATTATTGATCATATAGAAGAGATATTGTTATCTGCTGATATAGGAACAAAAACTACTATAAAAATCATTAATAATTTAGAAAAAAAAATTCAAACAGAAAAGTATAGGAACACACAAGATATTTATGATATACTTAAAAAAGAAATTGAAAACATTTTTATAGATATTAAAAATGTCTCTTTAGAAAAAAAAATAAAAAAAACTAACAAAAAACCATATGTTATACTGATAGTCGGAGTTAATGGTGTTGGAAAAACAACTACAATTGGAAAATTAGCTTTTTTTCTAAAGAAAAAAGGATTTTATGTTGTCATAGGTGCTGCAGATACATTTAGAGCCGCAGCTATTGATCAACTCGAAATATGGTCAAATAAAGCTGGAGTTCCTTTAATCAAACAACATATGCATGCAGATCCAGCATCTGTAGCATATGATACTTTACAATCTGCAATATCCAAAAAAAAAGATGTGGTCCTGATTGATACTGCTGGGCGATTGCAAAATCGAATCAGTATTATGGAAGAGTTATCTAAAATAAATAGAGTTATGAAAAAAATAATATCTGAATCTCCTCATGAAACTATACTGATTTTAGACGCAACAACTGGTCAAAATGCTTTTGAACAGATCAGACAATTCACTTCTTTTGTCAAAATTACTTCTATTATTTTAACAAAAATAGAAGGAACAGCTAAAGGAGGAGTGGGGATAGGAATTATGGATCAATTTAAAATTCCTATACAATATTTAGGGATTGGAGAAAAAATACAGGATTTAAAAGTATTTGATGGAAAAAAATTTGTAGATTGTTTTTTTTGA
- a CDS encoding DUF4295 domain-containing protein, producing the protein MSKKGIDNQKKKISKKKMILAIRIVKSKKSGSDTYIFENKMISEKEISIFFIKK; encoded by the coding sequence ATGTCTAAAAAGGGAATCGATAATCAAAAAAAAAAGATTTCAAAAAAAAAAATGATTTTAGCTATAAGAATAGTTAAATCTAAAAAGTCAGGGTCTGATACCTATATCTTTGAAAATAAAATGATTTCTGAGAAAGAAATCAGTATTTTTTTTATAAAAAAGTAA
- the rpmG gene encoding 50S ribosomal protein L33 — MGKKGNRVQVILECIEQIKIGIPGCSRYVTTKNKKNTPNRIELKKYNPILRKYTIHKEIK; from the coding sequence ATGGGAAAAAAAGGAAATAGGGTGCAGGTTATATTAGAATGCATTGAACAAATAAAAATCGGAATTCCTGGTTGTTCTAGATATGTTACAACAAAAAATAAAAAAAACACTCCAAATAGAATTGAACTTAAAAAATATAACCCAATACTAAGAAAGTATACAATTCATAAAGAGATTAAATAA
- the rpmB gene encoding 50S ribosomal protein L28 has translation MSKICELTGKKAMIGNRVSHANNKNKRRFNINLCKKRFFLIREKKWITLKVCISAVKLINKIGIEKVLKRFKYKY, from the coding sequence ATGTCAAAAATTTGTGAATTGACAGGAAAAAAAGCCATGATAGGAAATAGAGTATCTCATGCAAATAACAAAAATAAACGTCGTTTTAACATTAATCTATGTAAAAAACGTTTTTTTTTGATAAGAGAAAAAAAGTGGATTACTTTAAAAGTTTGCATTTCCGCTGTAAAACTTATTAATAAAATAGGGATAGAAAAGGTTTTAAAACGTTTTAAGTATAAATATTAA
- a CDS encoding YebC/PmpR family DNA-binding transcriptional regulator — protein MSGHSKWANIQHRKSNQDFKKSKKFSKIIKEISTAVKESGTNNSRFKNAILNAKSVNIPKNTIEKAIKKALQIKTDDYKNCNLEGFIHGISIIIECMTNNSIRTASNIRTLFNKNGGRLCHNGELTHFFHKMGVFCIRKKDIHYSMDDFELMTIDFGAQNFTTDHSTIYLYTDFEYFGSMKNNLKKLKILHEYKIEYIPKQIKSLSKEKRNKVFNLIEKIHMNDDVENIYSDLNKI, from the coding sequence ATGTCAGGACATAGCAAATGGGCAAATATACAACATAGAAAATCAAATCAAGATTTCAAAAAATCTAAAAAATTTTCTAAAATTATTAAAGAAATCTCTACAGCCGTAAAAGAGTCAGGAACAAACAACTCTCGTTTCAAAAATGCAATTTTAAATGCTAAATCAGTCAATATTCCTAAAAATACTATAGAAAAAGCTATAAAAAAAGCTTTACAAATCAAAACAGATGATTACAAAAATTGTAATTTAGAAGGATTCATACACGGAATCAGTATAATTATAGAATGTATGACTAATAACAGCATTCGAACCGCTTCCAATATTAGAACACTTTTTAATAAAAATGGAGGAAGATTATGTCATAATGGGGAATTAACTCACTTTTTTCACAAAATGGGTGTTTTTTGTATAAGAAAAAAAGATATTCATTATTCAATGGATGATTTCGAACTTATGACAATAGATTTTGGGGCTCAAAATTTTACAACAGATCACAGCACGATTTATTTGTACACAGATTTTGAATATTTTGGTTCTATGAAAAACAATTTAAAAAAGTTAAAAATATTACATGAATATAAAATCGAATATATTCCCAAACAGATTAAATCCCTTTCAAAAGAAAAAAGAAATAAAGTTTTCAATTTAATTGAAAAAATTCATATGAATGATGATGTAGAAAATATATACTCAGATTTAAATAAAATTTAA
- a CDS encoding DNA recombination protein RmuC encodes MEFFFRKEFKDQQNEIQKLSKYSRIEAVDSLLEMKNGLIQTIKIFQDVIDKKVQFCIDNQDKKLDSVYTSQEKFIKILEKKLEEIRENVSNKLQSSLNLHLGKSFEIIGNQLFVLQQGLGEMKILAKDVSSLKRTLNHVKICGSFSEMQLSMLLQQILSPEQYASNVVTKPNTNFVVEFAIKLPGLEDGNMIWLPIDVKFPKETYEKVQKAYSNGEKKNIETAIKNMESVLKKMSKDIQDKYIDPPYTTDFAILFLPFEGIYAEIAKNSSLLEELLRKYKTVIAGPSTLAAVLNSLQIGFRTLAIQKRSSEVWKILETVKQEFTKFGLLLHQAQDKLQGASKDIDRLLGVRTNLIEKKLRDIENF; translated from the coding sequence TTGGAATTTTTCTTTAGAAAAGAATTTAAAGATCAACAGAATGAGATTCAAAAATTATCTAAATATAGTAGAATCGAAGCCGTCGATTCTTTATTGGAAATGAAAAATGGTTTAATACAAACTATAAAAATTTTTCAAGATGTTATAGATAAAAAAGTTCAATTTTGTATTGATAATCAAGATAAGAAATTAGACTCTGTTTATACATCACAGGAAAAATTTATTAAAATTCTTGAAAAAAAACTTGAGGAGATAAGAGAAAATGTCAGTAATAAACTTCAAAGTTCTTTAAATCTTCATTTGGGGAAATCATTCGAAATAATTGGAAATCAATTATTTGTTTTACAACAAGGATTAGGTGAAATGAAAATATTAGCAAAAGATGTGAGTTCTTTAAAAAGAACCTTAAATCATGTAAAAATATGTGGAAGTTTTAGCGAAATGCAGCTTTCAATGCTTTTACAACAAATTTTATCTCCAGAACAATACGCTTCTAATGTTGTAACCAAACCTAATACAAATTTTGTAGTAGAATTTGCAATTAAACTTCCAGGACTTGAAGATGGAAATATGATATGGTTACCTATTGATGTTAAGTTTCCGAAAGAAACTTATGAAAAAGTTCAAAAAGCTTATAGTAATGGGGAAAAGAAAAATATAGAAACAGCTATAAAAAATATGGAATCTGTGTTGAAAAAAATGTCTAAAGATATTCAAGATAAATATATTGACCCTCCATACACTACTGATTTTGCTATCCTTTTTTTACCTTTTGAAGGAATATATGCTGAAATTGCAAAAAATTCTAGTTTGTTAGAGGAATTATTAAGAAAATATAAAACAGTGATAGCAGGTCCGTCTACATTAGCTGCTGTATTAAATAGTTTACAAATTGGTTTCAGAACTTTAGCTATTCAAAAAAGAAGTTCTGAAGTATGGAAAATTTTAGAAACGGTAAAACAAGAATTCACAAAATTTGGATTGTTACTTCATCAAGCTCAAGATAAATTACAAGGAGCTTCCAAGGATATAGATCGATTATTAGGAGTTAGGACTAATTTGATCGAAAAAAAATTAAGAGATATAGAAAATTTCTAA
- the rho gene encoding transcription termination factor Rho, with protein sequence MFDITELKSKKLFELQEIARSSGLKKCTQLRKNELLEKIISIFNNKKNTSVSKRENPLKKGFKMRKNTESKNSLSKNSFSENNSINGKKKLIPQEHLKISNSKLSEESTKFQKKHQNFSNWKKNDRNDRFEAQNTSSSHGIEVGSQKISSNKYRTPEYEFEGIIISEGVLEIMPENYGFLRSSDFNYLSSPDDIYVSQSQIRLFGMKTGDTIRGEVRPPKDGEKYFPLIKILEINGRSPSFVRDRDSFEHLTPLFPNEKFKLAEKNATLSTRIVDLFTPIGKGQRGMIVAPPKTGKTTLLKEIANAIAANHTEVYLIILLIDERPEEVTDMQRNVKGEVIASTFDEPADRHVKVANIVLQKAKRMVECSHDVVILLDSITRLARAYNTVSPASGKVLSGGVDANALHRPKRFFGAARNIENGGSLSIIATAMIDTGSKMDEVIFEEFKGTGNKELQLDRKIANKRIYPAIDLVSSSTRKDDLLLDPNTLQRMWILRKHLSDMNPVEAMEFLRSRMSRTQNNEEFLISMNG encoded by the coding sequence ATGTTTGATATAACTGAATTAAAAAGTAAAAAACTTTTTGAATTACAGGAGATTGCTCGTTCATCAGGATTAAAAAAATGTACACAATTACGAAAGAACGAACTTCTAGAAAAAATTATTTCCATTTTCAATAATAAAAAAAATACTTCTGTTTCAAAAAGAGAAAATCCTTTAAAAAAAGGATTTAAAATGCGAAAAAACACTGAATCTAAAAATTCATTATCTAAAAATTCATTTTCAGAAAACAACAGCATAAATGGTAAAAAAAAATTGATTCCCCAAGAACATTTAAAAATTTCAAATTCTAAACTTTCAGAAGAATCCACGAAATTTCAAAAAAAACATCAAAATTTTTCTAATTGGAAAAAAAATGATAGAAATGATAGATTCGAAGCTCAAAATACATCATCATCTCACGGAATAGAAGTAGGATCACAGAAAATCTCTTCTAATAAATACCGTACTCCTGAATATGAATTTGAAGGTATAATAATAAGCGAAGGAGTATTGGAAATTATGCCAGAAAATTACGGATTTTTAAGATCTTCTGATTTTAATTATTTATCATCTCCTGATGACATTTACGTTTCTCAATCTCAAATTAGACTTTTTGGGATGAAAACAGGAGATACAATAAGGGGAGAAGTTCGTCCACCTAAAGATGGGGAAAAATATTTTCCATTAATTAAAATTCTTGAAATCAATGGAAGATCTCCCTCTTTTGTTAGGGATAGAGATTCTTTTGAGCATTTAACTCCATTATTTCCAAACGAAAAATTTAAATTAGCTGAAAAAAATGCAACTCTTTCTACAAGAATTGTAGACCTTTTCACTCCTATAGGAAAAGGACAAAGAGGAATGATTGTCGCACCCCCTAAAACAGGAAAAACTACTTTATTAAAAGAAATAGCTAATGCTATTGCGGCTAATCATACTGAAGTATATTTAATTATATTATTGATTGATGAACGGCCAGAAGAAGTAACAGATATGCAGAGAAATGTGAAAGGAGAAGTCATTGCGTCTACTTTTGATGAACCAGCAGATAGACATGTTAAAGTCGCTAACATTGTTTTGCAAAAAGCAAAAAGAATGGTCGAATGCTCACATGACGTTGTCATATTGTTAGATTCAATTACGCGTTTAGCGCGTGCTTATAACACTGTTTCTCCTGCGTCTGGAAAGGTATTATCAGGAGGAGTGGATGCAAATGCATTACACCGACCTAAAAGATTTTTCGGAGCCGCTAGAAACATAGAAAATGGAGGATCTTTATCTATAATCGCCACAGCTATGATTGATACAGGATCGAAAATGGATGAAGTAATTTTTGAAGAATTTAAAGGAACAGGGAATAAAGAGCTTCAATTAGATAGAAAAATAGCTAATAAACGAATTTATCCAGCTATTGATCTTGTTTCTTCTAGTACAAGAAAAGACGATCTTTTACTTGATCCAAACACATTACAAAGAATGTGGATTTTGCGAAAACATCTTTCCGATATGAACCCAGTGGAAGCTATGGAATTTTTAAGATCTAGAATGTCTAGAACTCAAAATAATGAAGAATTTTTAATATCTATGAATGGATGA
- a CDS encoding DUF4293 family protein, with product MLYRIQTLYLLISIFIYSFLIYFLCSLNKKITDFFDFHLYLKETILIFIIICLFLSILSFFLFKEKKLQIFFNKINILANTIHVIILFFSCYQLNVNIYIFIMFIFFILCIYILYITNRAIKKDIELIDSINRIR from the coding sequence ATGTTATATAGAATACAAACATTGTACTTACTTATTTCTATTTTTATTTATTCTTTCCTCATATACTTTTTATGTTCTTTAAATAAAAAGATAACTGATTTTTTTGATTTTCATTTGTATTTGAAAGAAACAATTTTAATTTTTATAATTATATGTCTATTCCTATCTATTTTAAGTTTTTTCCTTTTCAAAGAAAAAAAATTGCAAATATTTTTCAACAAAATTAATATACTTGCTAATACTATTCATGTAATAATCCTTTTTTTTTCATGTTATCAATTGAATGTGAATATATACATATTTATCATGTTTATTTTTTTTATATTATGTATATATATTTTATATATAACGAATAGAGCTATAAAAAAAGATATCGAATTAATCGATTCTATAAATCGAATACGATAA
- the prfA gene encoding peptide chain release factor 1 — MKKTSLIQKLEVYKKEFHEISESIIQPSIISDQNQYKTLLKKYKKLEKIVSLYEEYNKKLTFLKEINFIIENDSDPEMKELASTEKYKILENLSSIEKESCRLLSSSKEECATEDHRNAAIVELRSGTGGDEACLFVEDILRMYTMYFKKSGWKYKIIHAQRGGIKGYKEIILDVNGEEGVYANLKFESGVHRVQRIPKTESQGRVHTSAITVAVLPKVKDIEININLSDIKKDTFRSSGSGGQHVNKTESAVRLTHIPSKITVECQEERSQHKNFEKAISILRSRIYQNEKEKRLKKISVKRKSLISTGDRSVKIRTYNYPKNRVTDHRIHKSIYDLAGFMNGNIQEMINFLKLFDKK; from the coding sequence ATGAAAAAAACTTCATTGATTCAAAAGTTAGAAGTTTATAAAAAGGAATTTCATGAAATTTCAGAATCAATTATACAACCTAGTATTATATCTGATCAAAATCAGTACAAAACATTATTAAAAAAATACAAAAAATTAGAAAAAATAGTTTCTCTATATGAAGAATACAATAAAAAATTAACTTTTCTTAAAGAAATAAATTTCATTATAGAAAACGATTCTGATCCGGAAATGAAGGAATTAGCTTCAACAGAAAAATACAAAATATTAGAAAATTTATCTTCTATTGAAAAAGAATCCTGTCGTCTACTTTCTTCTTCCAAAGAAGAATGTGCAACAGAAGATCATAGAAACGCTGCTATCGTGGAACTCCGTTCTGGAACAGGTGGAGATGAAGCATGTCTTTTTGTAGAAGATATATTAAGAATGTATACTATGTATTTTAAAAAATCAGGTTGGAAATATAAAATCATACATGCTCAAAGAGGAGGAATAAAAGGATACAAAGAAATTATTTTAGATGTCAATGGAGAAGAAGGGGTTTATGCTAATTTAAAATTCGAATCTGGAGTGCATAGAGTGCAAAGGATTCCAAAAACAGAATCTCAGGGAAGAGTACACACATCTGCTATCACCGTAGCCGTTCTCCCTAAAGTAAAAGATATAGAAATCAACATTAACTTATCTGATATAAAAAAAGATACTTTTAGGTCTAGTGGATCTGGAGGACAACATGTAAACAAAACAGAATCTGCTGTCCGATTAACACATATTCCAAGTAAAATTACAGTAGAATGTCAAGAAGAACGCTCTCAACATAAAAATTTTGAAAAAGCTATAAGCATTTTACGATCACGTATTTATCAAAATGAAAAAGAAAAAAGATTAAAAAAAATATCTGTAAAAAGAAAATCCTTGATTTCTACAGGGGATCGTTCCGTAAAAATTCGTACCTACAATTATCCTAAAAATCGAGTCACGGATCATCGAATTCATAAATCTATTTATGATCTTGCAGGATTTATGAATGGGAACATTCAAGAAATGATCAATTTTTTAAAATTGTTTGATAAAAAATAA
- the accC gene encoding acetyl-CoA carboxylase biotin carboxylase subunit: MFKKILIANRGEIALRIIRTAKEMGIKTVAVYSTADKHSLHVYFADEAVCIGPPHSYQSYLNIPNLISAAEITNADAIHPGYGFLSENAYFSSMCQKHDIKFIGAKPSHMIQMGNKISAKKTMKKVGISCLPGSDCFFESSYKEIEKIADKIGYPIIIKAVYGGGGKGIRSVLDKNHLKNSWEEAKKEAWSCFGKKDMYIEKLILNPRHIEIQILGDKYGEACHLSERDCSIQRRNQKLVEEAPSPFLTRSLRKKMGEEAVKAAEFIHYEGVGTIEFLVDQNKNFYFMEMNPRIQVEHTITEEITGLDLIQEQISIAYGKKLSRKKNYYPKMYSIECRINAEEPHYNFRPVPGKITQMHLPGGKGVRIDTHIYAGYFVPHYYDPMIAKIITTAKSRKETIEKMRRSLDEFVIEGIHTTLPFHRKLMQNNDFLKGNYNTNFLDNLNSDFYNRIQIK, encoded by the coding sequence ATGTTTAAAAAAATATTAATAGCTAATCGTGGAGAAATTGCTTTGCGAATTATACGAACAGCTAAAGAAATGGGAATTAAAACTGTAGCTGTTTATTCTACAGCAGATAAACATAGTCTTCATGTTTATTTTGCTGATGAAGCTGTATGTATTGGGCCTCCTCATTCATATCAATCTTATTTAAATATACCAAATTTGATTTCTGCAGCAGAAATTACGAACGCAGATGCCATTCATCCTGGATATGGATTTTTGTCTGAAAATGCATATTTTTCTTCTATGTGTCAGAAACATGATATAAAATTTATTGGGGCTAAACCTAGTCATATGATTCAAATGGGGAATAAAATTTCAGCCAAAAAAACTATGAAAAAAGTTGGAATTTCTTGTTTACCTGGATCTGACTGTTTTTTTGAATCATCTTATAAAGAGATTGAGAAAATTGCAGATAAAATAGGATATCCGATTATTATAAAAGCGGTTTATGGTGGTGGAGGGAAAGGAATCCGATCTGTTTTAGATAAAAATCATTTAAAAAATTCTTGGGAAGAAGCTAAAAAAGAAGCTTGGTCTTGTTTTGGAAAAAAAGATATGTATATAGAAAAATTAATTTTAAATCCAAGACACATAGAAATACAAATTCTAGGAGATAAATATGGAGAAGCATGTCATTTATCAGAAAGAGATTGTTCCATTCAAAGAAGAAATCAAAAATTGGTAGAAGAAGCCCCTTCTCCATTTTTAACTAGATCCCTTAGAAAAAAAATGGGAGAAGAAGCCGTAAAAGCAGCTGAATTTATTCATTATGAAGGAGTAGGAACTATAGAATTTTTGGTAGATCAAAATAAGAATTTTTATTTTATGGAAATGAATCCAAGAATACAAGTGGAACATACTATAACCGAAGAAATAACAGGTTTAGATTTAATTCAAGAACAAATATCCATAGCTTATGGTAAAAAACTTTCTAGAAAAAAAAATTATTATCCCAAAATGTATTCAATAGAATGTAGAATTAATGCAGAAGAACCGCATTACAATTTTCGTCCTGTTCCTGGAAAAATCACTCAAATGCATTTACCTGGAGGAAAAGGTGTGCGCATTGACACACATATTTATGCAGGATATTTTGTCCCACATTATTATGATCCTATGATTGCTAAAATTATTACCACGGCTAAAAGTAGAAAAGAAACCATTGAAAAAATGCGTCGTTCTTTAGATGAATTTGTAATAGAAGGAATACATACAACTCTTCCTTTCCACAGAAAACTTATGCAAAATAATGATTTTTTAAAAGGAAATTATAATACAAATTTTTTAGATAATCTAAATTCCGATTTTTACAATAGAATACAAATAAAATAA
- the accB gene encoding acetyl-CoA carboxylase biotin carboxyl carrier protein — translation MDLKKIKSLIQFISGSNIDEIKIKIGNTEIYMKNRTLIKKEKRSWNPAYPTKISSSSSSSISSDFSDRFYKIEKENKNKYLTIKSPMIGTFYRKPHPDQEPFVKIGDKVKIGTKVCVIEAMKLFNDIESEVNGNLVKVLVEDASPVDYDQPLFLIDPNC, via the coding sequence ATGGATTTAAAAAAAATAAAATCCCTGATTCAATTTATTTCTGGTTCAAATATTGATGAAATAAAGATTAAAATAGGAAATACTGAAATATACATGAAAAATAGAACATTAATAAAAAAAGAAAAACGTTCATGGAATCCTGCTTATCCTACTAAAATATCTTCATCATCATCTTCTTCTATTTCTTCTGATTTTTCTGATAGATTTTATAAAATAGAAAAAGAAAATAAAAACAAATATTTAACCATAAAATCTCCTATGATAGGAACATTTTACAGAAAACCTCATCCTGATCAAGAGCCTTTTGTCAAAATAGGAGATAAAGTAAAAATAGGAACAAAAGTTTGTGTAATCGAAGCTATGAAATTATTTAATGATATTGAATCTGAAGTTAATGGAAACTTGGTGAAAGTTTTAGTGGAAGATGCTTCCCCTGTTGATTATGACCAGCCTTTATTTCTTATAGATCCGAATTGTTAA
- the rpmF gene encoding 50S ribosomal protein L32, with translation MAHPKRRQSKSRKNKRRSHFKIKEPLLAKCVVTNQKHLYHHAHWYENKLYYRGRIVYSKKNKKESL, from the coding sequence ATGGCCCACCCTAAAAGAAGGCAATCTAAATCTAGAAAAAACAAAAGAAGAAGTCATTTTAAAATAAAAGAACCTTTATTAGCAAAGTGTGTTGTTACCAATCAAAAACATTTATACCATCATGCACATTGGTATGAAAACAAGCTTTATTACAGAGGAAGAATTGTCTATAGTAAAAAAAATAAAAAAGAATCCTTATAA